One genomic segment of Rhizobium viscosum includes these proteins:
- a CDS encoding anti-sigma factor family protein codes for MSTKHRMPSDEELTAFIDGEVSAEEAARIEAMIDADEAVAERLEFLARASLSYRQAFAPLLDAAPRAKLEAMLSAIPAAQPARPAAFVSRRGFLGALAASVVAGIAVDRAMIGVGARLSGKDENSEWRAVVAEYISLYTPETLAGPVPPRDVQAAQLASLDGNLGLQLSPEQVALPDIDFKRAQILQYDGKPLAQIAYLDPETGPMALCIVTSDGGPKAPDIEGRKGMNVVYWANATHAFMLIGHAPVDRMTEIADAVRSKISV; via the coding sequence ATGAGCACGAAGCACAGAATGCCCTCCGACGAGGAACTGACCGCTTTTATCGATGGTGAAGTGAGCGCCGAAGAGGCTGCCCGCATCGAGGCTATGATCGATGCCGACGAGGCTGTCGCCGAACGGCTGGAATTCCTGGCGCGTGCAAGCCTGTCCTACAGGCAAGCCTTCGCGCCGCTGCTCGATGCCGCTCCGCGGGCAAAGCTCGAAGCCATGCTGTCGGCCATTCCCGCCGCCCAGCCCGCAAGACCGGCTGCCTTCGTGAGCCGTCGCGGCTTTCTCGGCGCGCTTGCTGCTTCGGTCGTTGCCGGCATCGCCGTCGACCGCGCCATGATCGGTGTCGGGGCGAGGCTCTCGGGCAAGGATGAAAACAGCGAATGGCGCGCCGTCGTTGCCGAATATATCTCGCTCTATACGCCGGAAACGCTCGCCGGTCCCGTTCCGCCCAGAGATGTGCAGGCAGCGCAGCTCGCCAGTCTTGACGGAAACCTCGGCCTGCAACTCTCGCCGGAACAGGTTGCCCTGCCGGATATCGATTTCAAGCGCGCCCAGATCCTGCAATATGATGGCAAGCCGCTTGCCCAGATCGCCTATCTGGATCCCGAAACCGGTCCCATGGCGCTCTGCATCGTCACCTCCGACGGCGGCCCCAAGGCCCCCGATATCGAAGGCCGCAAGGGCATGAATGTCGTCTATTGGGCGAACGCCACCCACGCTTTCATGCTCATTGGCCATGCACCTGTCGACCGCATGACCGAGATCGCCGATGCTGTCAGGAGCAAGATTTCCGTCTGA
- a CDS encoding RNA polymerase sigma factor, translated as MSVAHTTFPAYSRARTESPARPAVPKQPIRAEAAIASEADIRSGLTEHLARLWRYGLVLSHQRDVADDLVQATCVRALERADQFIAGTRLDRWLFSILHSIWLNEIRARRVRQGQGFVDADETLSFDGARDTETHVMANQVLKQVNALPDAQRSAVFLAYVEGLSYREVASVMDVPIGTVMSRLAAARAKLSETVSAGGFE; from the coding sequence ATGTCGGTCGCGCACACCACATTTCCTGCCTATAGTCGCGCCAGAACTGAATCGCCGGCCCGGCCGGCGGTTCCGAAACAGCCAATACGCGCGGAGGCGGCCATCGCGAGCGAAGCAGATATCAGGAGCGGCCTGACGGAACACCTCGCCCGTCTGTGGCGCTATGGCCTCGTTCTTTCGCACCAGCGTGATGTGGCCGACGATCTCGTACAGGCGACCTGTGTTCGCGCGCTGGAGCGGGCTGATCAGTTTATAGCAGGCACGCGGCTTGACCGCTGGCTGTTTTCGATCCTGCATTCGATCTGGCTGAATGAGATCCGTGCCCGCCGCGTCCGCCAGGGACAAGGCTTCGTCGATGCCGACGAGACGCTGAGTTTCGATGGCGCCCGCGACACCGAAACGCATGTCATGGCGAACCAGGTCTTGAAACAGGTGAATGCGCTGCCCGACGCGCAGCGATCGGCGGTTTTCCTCGCCTATGTGGAAGGGCTTTCCTATCGCGAGGTCGCCTCCGTCATGGATGTCCCGATCGGCACCGTGATGAGCCGGCTGGCAGCCGCCCGCGCGAAGCTCTCCGAAACCGTATCGGCAGGGGGATTTGAATGA
- a CDS encoding tetratricopeptide repeat protein produces the protein MTTKTFRIASLVLGSCIAASVFSGPVFAIGDDSSTMPVCKKGEIYDKKAKKCVKQQSANVTDENRTDYAYSLAKAGRYEEALAMLDTVQDKNNAEWLNYRGYATRKLGRTDEGISYYLQSVKLDPQYAKVREYLGEAYVIKGELDLAKEQLTTIKAICGTGCEEYQDLNAAILDPSKI, from the coding sequence ATGACGACAAAGACCTTCCGCATCGCTTCCCTCGTGCTCGGCAGCTGCATTGCCGCTTCTGTCTTCTCCGGTCCCGTCTTCGCGATCGGCGACGACAGCAGCACCATGCCGGTCTGCAAGAAGGGCGAGATCTACGACAAGAAGGCAAAGAAATGCGTCAAGCAGCAGAGCGCCAACGTGACGGACGAAAACCGTACCGATTACGCTTACTCGCTCGCCAAGGCCGGCCGCTATGAAGAAGCGCTCGCCATGCTCGACACGGTCCAGGACAAGAACAATGCCGAATGGCTGAACTATCGCGGTTACGCCACCCGCAAGCTCGGCCGCACGGATGAGGGCATCTCCTACTATCTGCAGTCGGTGAAGCTCGATCCGCAATATGCCAAGGTCCGCGAATATCTCGGCGAAGCCTATGTCATCAAGGGCGAGCTCGACCTCGCCAAGGAGCAGCTGACCACCATCAAGGCGATCTGCGGCACCGGCTGCGAGGAATATCAGGATCTCAACGCTGCCATCCTCGATCCGTCGAAGATCTAA
- a CDS encoding type III polyketide synthase — protein MLQSVRLLSLVTAVPDHIIPQSQAAEASARLFADRFKEFRHLARVFENAGIQKRHAARPLSWFEETHGWQDRMEAYEEVAGALFVATAKRALDQAGLTVDQVDCVVTVSSTGITTPSLDARLAGRLGFRADIERVPVFGLGCAAGVSGFGIASRLARSRPGAVVLFVAIELCTLAFRLDELTKPNIIATALFGDGAAACVLRSGEGGMAEVESAGDHLFPDTLDIMGWKIDDTGLGILLAQGLPPFAEKELGPAIDGILARSGLKRGDIDRFICHPGGTKVLTAMESALSMETDALDIERSVLADYGNMSSPTVLFVLERAISRGLPDRAAMIAMGPGFTASCVTLRRVA, from the coding sequence GTGTTGCAATCCGTCAGACTCTTAAGTCTCGTCACCGCAGTGCCAGACCATATCATCCCCCAGAGCCAGGCTGCCGAGGCCTCGGCCCGGCTGTTTGCCGACCGCTTCAAGGAGTTCCGCCACCTCGCGCGCGTCTTCGAGAATGCCGGCATCCAAAAGCGTCATGCCGCCCGCCCCCTCTCCTGGTTCGAAGAAACGCATGGCTGGCAGGACAGGATGGAGGCCTATGAAGAGGTCGCCGGTGCGCTGTTCGTTGCAACGGCAAAGCGCGCGCTTGATCAGGCCGGGCTGACTGTCGATCAGGTCGATTGCGTGGTAACGGTCTCCTCCACCGGTATTACCACGCCCAGCCTCGATGCGCGGCTCGCCGGCCGGCTCGGGTTTCGCGCGGATATCGAGCGTGTACCCGTCTTCGGTCTCGGCTGCGCTGCCGGCGTTTCCGGTTTCGGCATCGCCTCGCGGCTGGCGCGCAGCCGCCCGGGTGCCGTGGTACTCTTCGTCGCCATAGAGCTTTGCACACTCGCCTTCCGTCTGGACGAGCTGACGAAGCCGAACATCATCGCCACCGCCCTCTTCGGCGATGGGGCTGCAGCCTGCGTGCTGCGATCAGGCGAAGGCGGTATGGCAGAGGTGGAATCGGCCGGTGATCACCTGTTTCCCGATACGCTCGATATCATGGGCTGGAAGATCGACGATACCGGGCTCGGCATCCTGCTGGCGCAGGGACTACCGCCCTTTGCAGAGAAGGAACTCGGCCCGGCAATCGATGGCATCCTGGCGCGCAGCGGGCTAAAGCGCGGCGATATCGACCGCTTCATCTGTCACCCCGGCGGCACCAAGGTGCTGACGGCAATGGAAAGCGCGCTTTCCATGGAGACCGATGCGCTCGACATCGAGCGGTCGGTGCTTGCAGATTACGGCAATATGTCCTCGCCGACGGTGCTCTTCGTTCTGGAGCGCGCTATCAGCAGAGGCCTGCCTGACCGGGCGGCGATGATCGCCATGGGGCCGGGCTTTACGGCAAGCTGCGTGACATTGCGGAGGGTCGCATGA
- a CDS encoding isoprenylcysteine carboxyl methyltransferase family protein, translating to MMWPSIALLTFVTAQRLSELVIARRNTMALFARGAREIAPDHYPYMVALHTGWLVGLWMLATGQQIQLFWFCVFMLLQVLRLWVLATLGGRWTTRIIILPGAPLVEGGPYRFFKHPNYMIVIGEIAALPLAFGMPLYALVFSLLNAAVLTVRIRAENAALKSAMILK from the coding sequence ATGATGTGGCCTTCCATCGCACTGCTGACCTTCGTGACCGCCCAGCGGCTCTCGGAACTGGTTATCGCGCGCCGCAACACGATGGCGCTCTTTGCAAGGGGCGCGCGCGAGATCGCGCCCGATCATTACCCCTATATGGTGGCGCTCCATACGGGCTGGCTCGTCGGGCTCTGGATGCTGGCGACGGGACAGCAGATCCAGCTCTTCTGGTTCTGTGTTTTCATGCTGCTGCAAGTGCTGCGACTATGGGTGCTGGCGACGCTGGGGGGACGCTGGACGACCCGTATCATCATCCTGCCCGGTGCGCCGCTCGTCGAAGGCGGCCCCTACCGCTTCTTCAAACATCCGAACTATATGATCGTCATCGGCGAGATCGCCGCCCTGCCCCTTGCCTTCGGCATGCCGCTTTATGCGCTCGTCTTTTCGCTCCTCAATGCGGCCGTCCTGACTGTTCGCATCAGGGCCGAAAATGCCGCACTCAAAAGCGCAATGATTTTGAAATGA
- a CDS encoding NAD(P)/FAD-dependent oxidoreductase: MTKNAIVLGAGIVGVSTAIHLQRRGWQVTLIDRKEPGNETSFGNAGLIQREGVMPYGFPQQLSLLLRYALNNRIDAHYHLKALPSQLAFLARYWWNSNPKRHEMITKAYAPLIENSITEHKDLIEASHAEALIRRDGWMKIFRTEAKRDEAFEEAALWKDQFGVSYESLNSADIARLEPNITGNFVGGLRWIDPWSVLDPHALTRAYRTYFESLGGRFVTGDAASLGQAGSGWKIMTAEGSLEADDAVMALGPWAAVATRRLGYSFPLGVKRGYHMHYGVQGNAVLNNWTLDSERGYFLAPMNRGVRLTTGAEFATLDAPKTPVQLDRAEAVARTIFPLGERLDPEPWMGARPCTPDMMPIIGKAPRHQGLWFAFGHAHHGLTLGPVTGRVLAELMSGETPFINISAYSPSRFNP, from the coding sequence ATGACGAAAAACGCAATCGTGCTCGGCGCCGGCATCGTCGGGGTTTCGACGGCCATTCATCTTCAACGCCGCGGCTGGCAGGTTACACTCATCGACCGCAAGGAGCCGGGTAACGAAACCTCCTTCGGCAATGCCGGCCTGATCCAGCGCGAAGGCGTCATGCCCTACGGTTTTCCCCAGCAGCTCAGCCTGCTGCTGCGCTATGCGCTGAACAACCGCATCGATGCGCATTATCACCTGAAGGCGCTGCCGAGCCAGCTTGCCTTCCTCGCTCGCTACTGGTGGAACTCCAATCCGAAACGGCACGAAATGATCACCAAGGCCTATGCGCCGCTGATCGAGAATTCGATCACCGAGCACAAGGACCTGATCGAGGCGTCACATGCCGAGGCTCTGATCCGCAGGGATGGCTGGATGAAAATCTTCCGCACCGAGGCCAAGCGTGACGAGGCCTTTGAGGAAGCTGCCCTCTGGAAGGATCAGTTCGGCGTCAGCTATGAGAGCCTGAATTCGGCCGATATCGCTCGACTGGAGCCGAATATCACGGGCAATTTTGTCGGGGGCCTTCGCTGGATCGACCCCTGGTCGGTGCTCGATCCGCATGCGCTGACGCGTGCCTACCGCACCTATTTCGAAAGCCTCGGCGGCCGGTTCGTGACCGGGGATGCAGCCTCGCTCGGGCAGGCCGGCTCAGGCTGGAAGATCATGACGGCGGAAGGCTCGCTGGAGGCCGACGATGCCGTGATGGCGCTCGGCCCCTGGGCAGCGGTTGCGACGCGCCGTCTCGGCTATTCCTTCCCGCTTGGCGTCAAGCGCGGCTATCACATGCATTACGGGGTGCAGGGCAATGCAGTGCTCAACAACTGGACGCTCGATTCCGAGCGCGGCTATTTCCTGGCGCCGATGAACCGGGGCGTGCGGCTGACGACCGGTGCCGAGTTCGCGACACTGGATGCGCCGAAGACGCCGGTGCAGCTAGACCGGGCCGAAGCGGTGGCGCGAACGATATTTCCATTGGGTGAGAGACTGGATCCGGAACCATGGATGGGTGCGCGGCCCTGCACGCCTGACATGATGCCCATCATCGGCAAGGCGCCGCGCCATCAAGGCCTGTGGTTTGCCTTCGGCCATGCCCATCACGGGCTGACACTCGGGCCGGTGACGGGACGCGTGCTGGCGGAACTGATGAGCGGCGAAACGCCGTTCATCAATATCTCGGCCTATTCGCCCAGCCGGTTCAACCCTTAG
- a CDS encoding gluconokinase, whose protein sequence is MTENNGTLHAIIVMGVSGSGKSSIGEKIAAGLGLPFVEGDALHPAANVEKMSRGIPLSDEDRVPWLDRIGKEMKASLTKGEGIIVSCSALKRSYRDRLRTAAGGDLYFVYLEGSKELLTERMGHRKGHFMPTSLLESQLQTLEVPTGEPGVVTVDIDDTIDDIASKALKALAALGVRAFPG, encoded by the coding sequence ATGACCGAAAATAACGGAACTCTCCATGCAATCATCGTCATGGGCGTCAGCGGTTCCGGCAAATCTTCGATCGGCGAAAAGATAGCGGCAGGCCTCGGCCTGCCGTTCGTCGAAGGCGATGCGCTGCATCCCGCCGCCAATGTCGAGAAAATGTCGAGGGGCATTCCGCTCTCCGATGAGGACCGCGTGCCCTGGCTCGACCGGATCGGCAAGGAGATGAAGGCGTCGCTTACAAAAGGCGAGGGCATCATCGTCTCCTGCTCGGCGCTGAAGCGCAGCTACCGCGATCGCCTGCGAACCGCTGCCGGCGGCGACCTCTATTTCGTCTATCTCGAAGGTTCGAAAGAACTGCTGACCGAGCGCATGGGTCACCGCAAGGGGCATTTCATGCCGACCTCGCTCTTGGAAAGCCAGCTGCAGACGCTGGAAGTGCCGACCGGCGAGCCCGGTGTCGTCACCGTCGATATCGACGACACAATCGACGATATCGCGTCGAAAGCCCTGAAAGCTCTCGCCGCTCTCGGTGTTAGAGCCTTTCCTGGCTAG
- a CDS encoding dipeptide ABC transporter ATP-binding protein, translating into MTPVLEGKNIVRDYYLPGGMFKKARTVHAVKGVSFSVEEGKTLAIVGESGCGKSTLARIITMIDPATAGELFIDGKRVDIFQGDLTPEIRRKVQIVFQNPYGSLNPRKKIGDILMEPLIINTNTPVAERRDLAMAMLKKVGLQDVHFNRFPHMFSGGQRQRIAIARALMLKPRLLVLDEPVSALDLSVQAQVLNLLADLQDELNLTYVFISHDLSVVRYMADDVMVMYFGEAVEYGTREQVFNDPQHNYTKTLFAATPRADVDTIKARLARKAAAVSAA; encoded by the coding sequence ATGACGCCAGTTCTCGAAGGAAAGAACATCGTCCGCGACTATTACCTGCCGGGCGGCATGTTCAAGAAGGCGCGAACCGTCCATGCCGTCAAGGGCGTGAGCTTCAGCGTGGAAGAGGGCAAGACGCTGGCGATCGTCGGCGAAAGCGGCTGCGGCAAGTCCACGCTTGCGCGCATCATAACGATGATCGACCCTGCCACGGCAGGCGAGCTTTTCATCGATGGCAAGAGGGTCGATATCTTCCAGGGTGACCTCACGCCGGAAATCCGCCGCAAGGTCCAGATCGTCTTCCAGAATCCCTACGGATCGCTGAACCCGCGCAAGAAGATCGGCGACATCCTGATGGAACCGCTGATCATCAACACCAACACGCCGGTTGCTGAGCGGCGCGACCTGGCAATGGCGATGCTGAAGAAGGTCGGCCTGCAGGACGTTCACTTCAACCGCTTTCCGCACATGTTCTCGGGCGGCCAGCGCCAGCGTATCGCCATCGCCCGCGCACTGATGCTGAAGCCGCGGCTTCTGGTTCTCGACGAGCCGGTCTCCGCACTCGACCTGTCGGTGCAGGCGCAGGTGCTCAACCTGCTCGCCGACCTGCAGGACGAACTGAACCTGACCTACGTCTTCATCAGCCACGACCTTTCGGTCGTTCGCTACATGGCAGACGACGTCATGGTGATGTATTTCGGCGAGGCAGTCGAATACGGCACACGGGAGCAGGTTTTCAACGATCCGCAGCACAACTATACAAAGACCCTGTTTGCAGCGACGCCGCGGGCGGATGTCGATACGATCAAGGCACGTCTTGCACGCAAGGCCGCTGCCGTCTCTGCGGCCTAG
- a CDS encoding ABC transporter ATP-binding protein, with translation MALLEIENLVVEFQTSTGPFRAVDGVSLKVDAGEVLAIVGESGSGKSVSMLAAMGLLPWTAKVTADKMVFDGQNLLGMSGAKRREIIGKDMSMIFQEPIASLNPCFTVGFQIEEVLRIHLGLDKAARRKRAIELFQAVGIPDPAERLGHFPHQMSGGQCQRVMIAIAIACNPKLLIADEPTTALDVTIQKQILDLLMRLQTEHRMGLIMITHNMGVVAETADRVIVQYKGRKMEEADVLSLFETPKSDYTRALLAALPENATGDRLPTIGELFNPNKTVEGAA, from the coding sequence ATGGCGCTTCTCGAAATTGAAAATCTCGTCGTCGAATTTCAGACTTCGACCGGTCCTTTCCGTGCCGTCGATGGCGTTTCGCTGAAGGTCGACGCGGGTGAGGTTCTGGCGATCGTCGGCGAATCCGGCTCCGGCAAATCGGTCTCGATGCTCGCTGCCATGGGCCTTCTGCCCTGGACGGCAAAGGTGACGGCCGACAAGATGGTCTTTGACGGCCAGAACCTGCTCGGCATGTCCGGCGCCAAGCGGCGCGAAATCATCGGCAAGGATATGTCGATGATCTTCCAGGAGCCGATCGCGAGCCTCAATCCCTGCTTCACCGTGGGCTTCCAGATCGAAGAGGTGCTGAGAATTCACCTCGGTCTCGACAAGGCGGCGCGGCGCAAGCGCGCGATCGAGCTTTTCCAGGCGGTCGGCATTCCCGATCCTGCCGAGCGGCTCGGCCACTTCCCGCATCAGATGTCGGGCGGTCAGTGCCAGCGCGTCATGATCGCTATCGCGATTGCCTGCAACCCGAAGCTCCTGATCGCCGACGAGCCGACGACCGCACTCGACGTGACCATCCAGAAGCAGATCCTCGATCTCCTGATGCGCCTGCAGACCGAACATCGCATGGGCCTGATCATGATCACTCACAATATGGGCGTGGTCGCTGAAACGGCCGACCGGGTGATCGTTCAGTACAAGGGCCGCAAGATGGAAGAGGCCGACGTGCTGTCGCTCTTCGAAACGCCGAAGAGCGATTACACGCGGGCACTGCTCGCAGCGCTTCCGGAAAACGCGACGGGCGACCGGCTGCCGACCATCGGCGAGCTTTTCAATCCGAACAAGACTGTGGAGGGAGCGGCCTGA
- a CDS encoding ABC transporter permease subunit, whose protein sequence is MSTATAKSDQPSALTEFWYYFSRNKGAVIGLFVFLVILLMAIFAPLVSPHAPTEQNRQLLLSVPFWMDGGSFSYPLGTDAVGRDILSRLIFGARFSLFIGVVVVTLSVVAGVLIGLVAGYFRGRVDIVIMRLMDIILAFPSLLLALVLVAVLGPGLLNAMIAISIVNQPHFVRLTRAAVMGEREKEYVVASRVAGAGTFRLMFKTILPNCLGPLIVQATLAFSAAILDAAALGFLGMGAQPPTPEWGTMLAESREFISRAWWVVTFPGLAILITVLAINLMGDGLRDALDPKMKRS, encoded by the coding sequence ATGAGCACGGCTACTGCAAAATCCGACCAGCCCTCCGCCCTTACGGAATTCTGGTACTATTTCTCGCGAAACAAGGGCGCCGTCATCGGTCTCTTCGTTTTCCTCGTCATCCTTCTGATGGCGATCTTCGCACCGCTCGTCTCGCCGCATGCGCCGACCGAGCAGAACCGCCAGCTTCTCCTGTCCGTCCCCTTCTGGATGGATGGCGGCAGCTTCTCCTATCCGCTCGGAACGGATGCCGTCGGTCGCGATATCCTTTCGCGCCTGATCTTCGGCGCACGGTTTTCGCTGTTCATCGGTGTCGTGGTCGTCACGCTGTCGGTGGTCGCGGGCGTGCTGATCGGCCTCGTTGCCGGCTATTTCCGTGGCCGCGTCGATATCGTCATCATGCGCCTCATGGATATCATCCTGGCCTTCCCGTCGCTGCTTCTGGCCCTCGTGCTCGTCGCGGTGCTCGGTCCCGGCCTGCTCAATGCCATGATTGCGATCTCGATCGTCAACCAGCCGCATTTCGTGCGCCTGACACGCGCCGCCGTAATGGGCGAGCGTGAAAAGGAATATGTCGTGGCCTCCCGCGTCGCCGGCGCCGGCACCTTCCGGCTGATGTTCAAGACGATCCTGCCGAACTGCCTCGGACCGCTGATCGTCCAGGCAACCCTTGCCTTCTCCGCCGCTATCCTCGATGCAGCCGCCCTCGGCTTCCTCGGCATGGGCGCTCAGCCGCCGACACCTGAATGGGGCACGATGCTTGCGGAATCCCGCGAGTTCATATCGCGCGCCTGGTGGGTTGTTACATTTCCGGGTCTTGCGATTCTCATCACCGTTCTCGCCATCAACCTGATGGGCGACGGCCTGCGTGATGCGCTCGACCCCAAGATGAAGAGGTCCTGA
- a CDS encoding ABC transporter permease subunit, translating into MLRFLIGRLAVLIPTFLGVSLIAFSFIRLLPGDPVMLLSGERTMAPERHAQIMHDLGFDRPMYVQYFDYLGKVLHGDLGTSIVTKRPVLGEFFTLFPATLELSLCAILVAILLGVPAGVFAAVKRGTWFDQSVMGVALIGYSMPIFWWGLLLIIFFSGYLGWTPVSGRISLMYFFKPVTGFMLIDSLLSGQKGAFSSAVSYLILPTVVLATIPLAVIARQTRSAMLEVLGEDYVRTARSKGLAPLRVVGIHALRNAMIPVITTIGLQVGVLLAGAILTETIFSWPGIGKWMVDAVFKRDYAVVQGGLLLIAGIIMLVNLIVDLTYGFINPRIRH; encoded by the coding sequence ATGTTGCGATTTCTCATCGGGCGCCTCGCAGTCCTGATACCGACCTTCCTCGGCGTTTCGCTCATTGCCTTCTCGTTCATCCGCCTGCTTCCCGGCGACCCCGTCATGTTGTTGTCGGGCGAACGAACCATGGCACCCGAACGCCACGCGCAGATCATGCACGATCTCGGTTTTGACCGGCCCATGTATGTGCAGTATTTCGATTATCTCGGAAAAGTGCTGCATGGCGATCTCGGCACCTCGATCGTCACCAAACGCCCGGTTCTCGGCGAATTCTTCACGCTTTTCCCGGCCACGCTTGAGCTTTCGCTCTGCGCCATCCTGGTGGCCATCCTTCTCGGCGTACCGGCCGGCGTCTTCGCCGCCGTCAAGCGCGGGACGTGGTTCGACCAGAGTGTGATGGGCGTTGCCCTCATCGGCTATTCGATGCCGATCTTCTGGTGGGGTCTGCTGCTCATCATCTTCTTCTCCGGCTATCTCGGCTGGACGCCGGTTTCCGGCCGCATCTCGCTGATGTATTTCTTCAAACCCGTCACCGGCTTCATGCTGATCGACAGTCTTCTCTCCGGCCAGAAGGGCGCATTCTCATCGGCCGTCAGCTATCTCATTCTGCCGACCGTGGTGCTTGCCACCATCCCGCTTGCAGTTATCGCCCGCCAGACACGCTCGGCGATGCTCGAAGTGCTGGGCGAGGATTATGTGCGCACGGCCCGCTCCAAGGGTCTGGCGCCGCTGCGTGTCGTCGGTATTCATGCGCTCAGAAACGCCATGATCCCTGTTATCACCACGATCGGCCTGCAGGTCGGCGTGCTGTTGGCGGGCGCCATCCTGACCGAAACGATCTTCTCCTGGCCGGGCATCGGCAAGTGGATGGTCGATGCGGTCTTCAAGCGCGACTATGCAGTCGTTCAGGGCGGTCTTCTCCTGATCGCCGGCATTATCATGCTGGTGAACCTGATCGTTGACCTGACCTACGGCTTCATCAATCCGCGTATCAGGCACTAG
- a CDS encoding ABC transporter substrate-binding protein: protein MKKFSVLLAATALASVMATAAYSKTLVYCSEGSPEGFDPSLYTAGTTFDASSRAVYSRLVEFKHGGTEIEPGVADSWTVSPDGKEYTFKLHPGVKFQTTDFFTPSRDLTADDVVFSFERQIKSDNPWNKYVEGGSYEYAAGMGFPDLIKSVEKVDDLTVKFTLNHPEAPFLADLAMDFASIVSKEYADKLAADGKMAQLNQQPVGTGAFTFVAYQPDAVIRYKANESYFKGKEKIDDLVFAITPDAAVRAQKLKAGECHLIPYPNAADVAELKKDTNLTVMEQPGLNVGFLAYNTQQAPFDKPEVRRALNMAINKQAIIDAVFQGAAQVAKNPIPPTMWSYNDKVEDDKYDPEGAKKALEAAGVKDLSMKIWAMPVSRPYMLNARRAAELMQADFAKVGVNVEIVTHEWAEYLKLSSDVKRDGAVIIGWTGDNGDPDNFMDTLLGCDAVGGNNRAQWCNKDYDALMTKAKETADVAARTKFYEEAQEIFKKEAPWAPLDHSLVFVPVSKKVSGFHMDPLGIHRFDGVDIAE, encoded by the coding sequence ATGAAAAAGTTCTCTGTCCTGCTCGCAGCGACAGCCCTGGCTTCGGTCATGGCTACCGCCGCGTACTCCAAGACGCTTGTCTATTGCTCCGAAGGATCGCCGGAAGGCTTCGATCCGAGTCTCTACACTGCGGGCACCACCTTCGATGCTTCTTCGCGTGCGGTTTACAGCCGCCTCGTTGAATTCAAGCATGGCGGTACGGAGATCGAGCCCGGCGTCGCCGACAGCTGGACGGTTTCCCCCGACGGCAAGGAATATACCTTCAAGCTGCATCCCGGCGTGAAGTTCCAGACGACCGACTTCTTCACCCCGTCGCGTGATCTGACCGCCGACGATGTCGTCTTCTCCTTCGAGCGCCAGATCAAGTCCGACAATCCGTGGAACAAGTATGTCGAAGGCGGTTCCTACGAATACGCCGCCGGCATGGGCTTCCCGGATCTCATCAAGTCGGTCGAAAAGGTTGACGACCTGACGGTCAAGTTCACCCTCAACCATCCGGAAGCACCGTTCCTGGCCGACCTCGCCATGGACTTCGCATCCATCGTTTCCAAGGAATATGCCGACAAGCTGGCTGCCGACGGCAAGATGGCCCAGCTCAACCAGCAGCCGGTCGGTACGGGCGCCTTCACCTTCGTCGCCTACCAGCCGGATGCCGTCATCCGCTACAAGGCCAACGAAAGCTACTTCAAGGGCAAGGAAAAGATCGACGATCTCGTTTTCGCGATCACTCCGGACGCCGCCGTCCGCGCCCAGAAGCTGAAGGCAGGCGAATGCCACCTGATCCCCTATCCGAACGCTGCTGACGTTGCCGAGCTGAAGAAGGACACGAACCTGACTGTTATGGAACAGCCGGGCCTGAACGTCGGCTTCCTCGCCTACAACACCCAGCAGGCTCCGTTCGACAAGCCGGAAGTTCGCCGCGCGCTGAACATGGCGATCAACAAGCAGGCGATCATCGACGCCGTTTTCCAGGGCGCTGCCCAGGTTGCCAAGAACCCGATCCCGCCGACCATGTGGTCGTATAACGACAAGGTCGAAGACGACAAGTACGATCCGGAAGGCGCCAAGAAGGCTCTCGAAGCCGCTGGCGTGAAGGATCTGTCGATGAAGATCTGGGCAATGCCGGTTTCCCGCCCGTACATGCTGAACGCTCGCCGCGCTGCCGAACTGATGCAGGCAGACTTTGCCAAGGTCGGCGTCAACGTCGAGATCGTCACCCATGAATGGGCCGAATACCTGAAGCTCTCCTCCGACGTGAAGCGCGATGGCGCCGTCATCATCGGCTGGACTGGCGACAACGGCGACCCTGATAACTTCATGGATACGCTGCTCGGCTGCGACGCTGTCGGCGGTAACAACCGCGCTCAGTGGTGCAACAAGGACTACGACGCACTGATGACGAAGGCCAAGGAAACGGCTGACGTTGCTGCCCGCACGAAGTTCTACGAAGAAGCACAGGAAATCTTCAAGAAGGAAGCTCCCTGGGCTCCGCTCGACCACTCGCTGGTCTTCGTTCCCGTGAGCAAGAAGGTATCGGGCTTCCATATGGATCCGCTCGGCATCCACCGCTTCGACGGCGTTGATATCGCCGAATAA